The Gammaproteobacteria bacterium genomic interval TCCTTACCTCGCTAAGAACTCCGGCTCTGCGCATCCAGATGCAGAGCGCTCGGCGGGCCATTGGTCTACCAGACCAATCGCATTTCCGCCTCACCCCGACGATTTGGTCGACCACTACATCCTTAGCTCCGTAAACGGTGCATCCATGCACCACTCCTCAGCGACCTCTCCAATAAAAACAAAGCATAACGGATAAGGTCTTGAGCCAAAAGCCTGTGAAAATTGCAATTTTGCGATCCAGTCGTATCATTGAACCAAGTGCCTCACTCCACTATCCAAGCTGAGCAAGGCGCCATTTCTTTGAGTTATGGAGGTTTCCACAATATGAATCCGACGCAATACGCGGTCGCGCGGCCTGCGGAGTCCATCCTTGCCACCAACAAGGTGATCCGCAACACTTATATCCTGCTGTCGATGACGCTGGTCTTCAGCGCGGCCACCGCCGGGCTATCCATGGTCTTCAATATGCCCTACCCCGGTGTCTTACTGACACTGGCCGGCTATTTCGGTTTGCTCTTTCTTACCACCAAGTTTCGAAACAGCGGCTGGGGCCTGGTTTTTATCTTTGCACTGACCGGTTTCATGGGCCTGACACTCGGCCCCATTATCAGTGCCTATCTCACCTACTTCTCCAACGGGGCACAATTGGTGATGATGGCCATGGGCGGTACCGGTGTCATTTTTCTTGGCCTATCCGGTTATGCACTTACCACCCGTAAAGACTTCAGCTTCATGGGCGGTTTTCTCATGGTCGGTATCCTGGTCGCCTTCCTCGCAGGACTCGGCGCCATCTTTTTTGATATGCCGGGGCTTGCACTTGCGGTGTCCTCGATGTTCGTCTTGCTGATGGCAGGACTCATCCTTTATCAAACCAGCGCGCTCATCCACGGCGGTGAGACAAACTACATTATGGCCACGATCACGCTCTATGTTGCCATCTACAACCTATTCATGAGCCTATTACATCTATTAGGCGCGTTTGCGGGCGAAGACTAGTCACGGACAAGATCCACTTTTAGTAACATGAACCCCGGCATCGCCGGGGTTTTTTGTAGGCCTTGATGGTACTCGCTGATCTGCGTTATACACGTTGTGCAACACAGAACGCATAGAAGATTCGTGACTAACATGCTAGCATCACCACTTTTTTTAACCCGCTTTTCATGCGCCAATTGAGCGCGAGATATTAGCTTCAGCCAGGGGGAGAATCCAGATGCAGATTGGGATACCCAAGGAGATCCATCCGGGGGAAAGACGTGTAGCCACAACACCGGAGGCCGCCGAAGCGCTGCAAAAACTCGGCTTTACGGTCGCAATCGAATCCGGCGCCGGCTTGCAAGCAAACTTTTCTGATGCCGCCTTTCGGGAGGCAGGCGTTGAGATCATTGAAGACGCAAAAGACTTATGGGCCAAGTCAGACATCATCCTCAAGGTGCGACCACCCGAGACCCATCCCGAGCTCTGCGTCGATGAAGTCGAACTCCTGCAAGATGGCGGAACGCTCATCAGTTTTATCTGGCCAGCACAAAACAAAGAACTAATGGAGCGTCTCGCCGCAAAACGCGCGACGGTTTTGGGCATGGACAGCATCCCTCGCATTTCCCGCGCACAGAAGCTCGATGCGCTGAGTTCTATGGCCAATATTGCCGGTTACCGTGCGGTGATCGAAGCATCCCAGCACTTCGGCCGATTTTTTACGGGTCAGATCACGGCTGCTGGCAAGATCCCGCCAGCCAAAGTGTTGGTCATCGGTGCCGGTGTCGCAGGACTGGCGGCTATCGGCACCGCTAAAGCGTTAGGCGCTATTGTGCGGGCATTCGATACCCGACCTGAGGTGAAGGAACAGATCCAGAGCATGGACGCAGAATTTTTAGAACTGGATTTCAAAGAAGAAGGGACCGGCAAGGGCGGCTACGCCAAGGTGATGAGTAAAGAATTCATCAAGGCCGAAATGGAACTCTTTGCCCGTCAGGCCATGGACGTGGACATCATCATCACGACCGCACTAATACCCGGCAAGCCGGCACCCGAGTTGATTACCGAGGGCATGGTGGAATCCATGAAGGATGGGAGCGTTATTGTCGATCTTGCAGCCGAACAAGGTGGTAACTGCGCCTTGACTGAACCCGACAAGATAGTAGTCAAACACGGGGTTACGATCATCGGCTATACCGATCTGCCGAGCCGTTTGCCGACGCAATCGAGTCAACTGTACGCGAACAACCTGCGCCACCTACTCACAGACATGACCCCCGAGAAAAATGGGGTCATTAACGTAAATATGGAAGACGAGGTCATCCGTGGCGCAACGGTAATTAAAGAGGGGGAGATCACCTGGCCGCCTCCGGCACCGAAGATCTCTGCTGCCCCGCCGGCAGCGGCCGCAAAAAAGAAACCCGCACTTGGTATCAAGGAGAAAAAGAAAGCGCTCCTTCCAAGACCAGTCAAAGCACTCCTCCCTGTTGTTCTCGGGGGCCTGGCACTGTTTGGGCTTGGCCTTGTGGCACCGCCCTCGTTCATGACGCACTTTACCGTCTTTGTACTGGCGTGTTTTGTGGGGTACATGGTGATTTGGAATGTAACACCTGCCTTACATACCCCGCTTTTGAGTGTCACAAACGCCATTAGTAGCATCATCATCATCGGTGCGCTCATTCAAGTGTCGGCACCCAGCTGGTTGCTCACAGCACTCGCCGGCATCGCGATACTCATTACCAGCGTCAACATCACAGGCGGCTTCGCTGTCACCCAGCGAATGCTGCAGATGTTT includes:
- a CDS encoding Bax inhibitor-1/YccA family protein, coding for MNPTQYAVARPAESILATNKVIRNTYILLSMTLVFSAATAGLSMVFNMPYPGVLLTLAGYFGLLFLTTKFRNSGWGLVFIFALTGFMGLTLGPIISAYLTYFSNGAQLVMMAMGGTGVIFLGLSGYALTTRKDFSFMGGFLMVGILVAFLAGLGAIFFDMPGLALAVSSMFVLLMAGLILYQTSALIHGGETNYIMATITLYVAIYNLFMSLLHLLGAFAGED
- a CDS encoding Re/Si-specific NAD(P)(+) transhydrogenase subunit alpha; protein product: MQIGIPKEIHPGERRVATTPEAAEALQKLGFTVAIESGAGLQANFSDAAFREAGVEIIEDAKDLWAKSDIILKVRPPETHPELCVDEVELLQDGGTLISFIWPAQNKELMERLAAKRATVLGMDSIPRISRAQKLDALSSMANIAGYRAVIEASQHFGRFFTGQITAAGKIPPAKVLVIGAGVAGLAAIGTAKALGAIVRAFDTRPEVKEQIQSMDAEFLELDFKEEGTGKGGYAKVMSKEFIKAEMELFARQAMDVDIIITTALIPGKPAPELITEGMVESMKDGSVIVDLAAEQGGNCALTEPDKIVVKHGVTIIGYTDLPSRLPTQSSQLYANNLRHLLTDMTPEKNGVINVNMEDEVIRGATVIKEGEITWPPPAPKISAAPPAAAAKKKPALGIKEKKKALLPRPVKALLPVVLGGLALFGLGLVAPPSFMTHFTVFVLACFVGYMVIWNVTPALHTPLLSVTNAISSIIIIGALIQVSAPSWLLTALAGIAILITSVNITGGFAVTQRMLQMFRK